The Inediibacterium massiliense genome has a segment encoding these proteins:
- a CDS encoding GerAB/ArcD/ProY family transporter yields the protein MKNKDWRGKVVNKEVISDGQGISIAVLFLSGTSTILVMALCAKGDFWIAIILAVLLGLIMSFVLTKLNHQFPGKNLYDIHEICYGKFLGKIISFLYMYFLFEEGIAVFSNTKQFITETSILETPQIITIIPLALLCVWAVKSGIEVIGRWAKLFIILFVIVVTCMSILLLPKIELSNMEPILYNGVKPVLEGTLMAFAFPFGEIIILAFVFENFQTKKSPKKIYVWGLILAGIIAMNNSVITVLFLGIDISTTSYFPVFHAAAGIDVGEFIQRLEVFTVLIGVLGAFLKNSILLLCVCKGIGKIFNILDYKLFSLPVVLMMLIGSEVYHPSRMDFIYWNTYVWSYYAVLFEALPILLLVIAKIKKNRQ from the coding sequence TTGAAAAATAAGGATTGGAGAGGAAAAGTAGTGAATAAAGAAGTCATTTCAGATGGCCAAGGAATATCTATTGCTGTTTTATTTCTTTCAGGAACATCTACCATATTAGTAATGGCATTATGTGCCAAAGGTGATTTCTGGATTGCTATTATTTTAGCTGTTTTATTGGGCTTAATTATGTCGTTTGTATTGACTAAGTTAAATCATCAATTTCCAGGAAAAAATTTATATGATATCCATGAAATTTGTTATGGGAAATTTTTAGGAAAAATAATTAGCTTTTTATATATGTATTTTTTATTTGAAGAGGGAATTGCAGTTTTTTCTAATACAAAGCAATTTATTACAGAAACTAGTATTTTAGAGACTCCTCAGATCATTACTATTATTCCCTTAGCTTTACTATGTGTTTGGGCAGTAAAATCAGGAATAGAGGTAATTGGAAGATGGGCAAAATTATTTATCATTTTATTTGTGATTGTAGTGACTTGTATGTCTATTCTTTTATTACCTAAAATAGAACTAAGCAATATGGAGCCTATCTTATATAATGGAGTAAAGCCTGTTTTAGAAGGTACATTGATGGCTTTTGCTTTTCCATTTGGAGAGATAATTATATTAGCTTTTGTTTTTGAAAATTTTCAAACAAAGAAATCTCCTAAAAAAATTTATGTATGGGGGTTAATTTTGGCAGGGATTATTGCAATGAATAATTCAGTAATTACTGTTTTGTTTTTAGGTATTGATATTTCCACTACTTCTTATTTTCCTGTATTTCATGCAGCGGCAGGAATAGATGTAGGAGAGTTCATACAAAGGTTAGAGGTTTTTACAGTATTAATTGGTGTATTAGGAGCTTTTTTAAAAAATAGTATCTTGCTATTATGTGTTTGCAAAGGAATAGGAAAAATATTTAATATATTAGATTATAAATTATTCTCTCTGCCTGTAGTTTTAATGATGTTAATTGGGTCAGAAGTGTATCATCCTAGTAGAATGGATTTTATCTATTGGAATACTTATGTTTGGTCTTATTATGCAGTTTTATTTGAAGCATTGCCTATTTTACTTTTGGTTATTGCAAAAATCAAAAAAAATAGGCAATAA
- a CDS encoding monovalent cation:proton antiporter family protein produces the protein MEHEVISYSSLLIIILLATFVPIFVKKIKFLPIPIVVGEVISGMIVGKSGFNLIDESPWLNFLYTFGFAFLMFLSGLEIDFNFIKSSGKKSSEKWYEKSIILAFFIFLGTLFLGTIISYILKSMNFILNIPLITLILSTTSLGIVVPTLKEKYLLHTSYGQTILLSALIADFATMVLVTVYISIYTSAASYKVLLILLLFVAFFIFYKMGLRITGKKIIQDLSHATSQIKVRGAFSLILIFMALAKMLGTEIILGTFLAGVIVSLLNERETSQLYMKLDAIGYGFFVPIFFIMVGANFDIRYVLHNPKSIYLLPALLVAVYAVKIIPSFILKLRFSLKESLAAGLLLSSRLSLIIATSTIGLKLNIISKETNGAIVLVAILTCTFSPLLFNKMTNTSFIKKKKTVYMIGGKQQTLLLAKRLQKQGIDIIFITHNPEKYDKIFSQGYKVFLGDPLDIHFLQETDIQNAHTVVVYKTSDEISTEICQKLKVIFNIKNILLLTNNQSSHMSENPFATMISPAFSTVFMAENLILHPQAFSLLFEQDDDFCIEEICLTNSSYYNMPIRNLKLPGDCLILSIIRKDVKIIPHGNNILHKEDLIMLIGSTESVQQAKFILGENQKK, from the coding sequence ATGGAACATGAAGTAATATCTTATAGTTCTTTATTAATCATTATTTTATTGGCAACCTTTGTCCCTATTTTTGTTAAAAAAATAAAATTTCTACCTATCCCTATTGTTGTTGGAGAAGTAATTTCAGGAATGATTGTAGGAAAAAGCGGTTTCAATTTAATAGATGAAAGTCCTTGGCTAAATTTTCTTTATACTTTCGGATTTGCTTTCTTAATGTTTTTATCAGGTCTTGAAATTGATTTTAACTTTATTAAATCTTCTGGGAAAAAAAGTAGTGAAAAATGGTATGAAAAATCCATTATTCTTGCTTTTTTCATTTTCTTAGGAACTCTTTTTTTAGGAACAATCATTAGCTATATTTTAAAAAGTATGAATTTTATTTTAAATATTCCTTTGATTACATTAATTTTAAGTACTACTTCTTTAGGAATTGTAGTTCCTACATTAAAAGAAAAATATCTTTTACATACATCCTATGGGCAAACTATTTTACTTTCTGCACTCATTGCAGATTTTGCTACAATGGTTTTGGTAACTGTATATATTTCCATTTATACCTCTGCAGCTTCTTATAAAGTTTTATTAATTCTTTTATTGTTTGTAGCGTTTTTTATTTTTTATAAAATGGGGCTTCGTATAACAGGTAAAAAAATTATACAAGATCTTTCTCATGCTACGTCTCAGATAAAGGTCAGAGGAGCTTTTTCTCTTATCCTTATTTTCATGGCATTAGCCAAGATGCTTGGCACAGAAATCATATTGGGAACTTTTTTAGCAGGAGTAATTGTATCTTTATTGAATGAACGGGAGACTTCTCAATTATATATGAAGCTTGATGCTATTGGTTATGGCTTCTTTGTTCCTATATTTTTTATCATGGTAGGTGCAAATTTTGATATTAGATATGTTCTTCATAATCCAAAATCTATTTATTTACTTCCAGCTCTCTTAGTAGCTGTATATGCAGTAAAAATTATTCCTTCTTTTATTTTAAAACTTAGATTTTCTTTGAAAGAATCTTTAGCAGCAGGACTTTTATTATCTTCTAGATTAAGCTTAATTATTGCCACAAGTACGATTGGGCTAAAGCTTAATATTATTAGTAAAGAAACAAATGGAGCTATTGTGCTTGTAGCAATTTTAACTTGTACATTCTCTCCTCTTTTATTTAATAAAATGACAAACACATCCTTTATAAAAAAGAAAAAAACAGTTTATATGATTGGTGGAAAACAGCAAACTTTATTATTAGCAAAAAGATTACAAAAACAAGGTATAGATATTATTTTTATTACTCATAACCCTGAAAAATATGACAAAATATTTAGTCAAGGATATAAAGTTTTTCTAGGAGATCCTTTAGATATTCATTTTTTACAAGAAACAGATATCCAAAATGCTCATACAGTAGTAGTTTATAAAACTTCTGATGAAATCAGTACTGAAATTTGTCAAAAATTAAAGGTCATCTTCAACATTAAAAATATACTTCTTCTTACAAATAATCAATCTAGTCATATGAGTGAAAATCCTTTTGCCACTATGATTTCTCCTGCATTTTCTACTGTATTTATGGCTGAAAATCTTATTTTACATCCTCAAGCATTTTCTCTTTTATTTGAGCAAGATGATGATTTTTGTATAGAAGAAATTTGTTTAACCAATTCAAGTTATTATAATATGCCTATTCGTAATTTAAAACTTCCTGGGGATTGTTTAATTTTATCCATCATTAGAAAAGATGTAAAAATTATCCCTCATGGAAATAATATATTACATAAAGAAGATTTAATTATGTTAATAGGATCTACTGAAAGTGTTCAGCAAGCCAAATTTATATTAGGAGAAAATCAAAAAAAATAG